The following are encoded in a window of Sulfitobacter sp. S190 genomic DNA:
- a CDS encoding GMC family oxidoreductase, with product MDADYIIVGAGSAGCVLANRLSADPRNKVILLEAGGRDLNPWIHIPVGYFKTIHNPSVDWCYKTEPDPGLNGRSIEWPRGKVLGGSSSLNGLLYVRGQPQDYDRWRQMGNPGWGWDDVLPLFKRAENNERGGDEYHGDQGPLSVSNMRIQRPITDAWVAAAQAAGYKFNPDYNGAEQEGVGFFQLTTRNGRRCSAAVAYLNPVKTRDNLQIITHAQVEKVLLDGKRATGVQYTDRAGKVHMVSARREIVLSGGAINSPQLLMLSGIGAAEHLSEHGIEVHQDLPGVGKNMQDHLQARLVYKCNEPTLNDEVSSLFGQAKIGLKYLMFRAGPMTMAASLATGFMKTRDDLETPDVQFHVQPLSAENPGKGADKFSAFTMSVCQLRPESKGEIRLASSDGRAYPRIIPNYLSTKTDCDTIVNGVNIARRIARHAPLTTKISEEFRPHPSLDIEDYDATLDWARNNTASIYHPTGTCKMGTGKDAVVDARLRVHGITGLRVADCSIMPEIVSGNTNAPAIMIGEKASDLMLEDNPS from the coding sequence ATGGACGCAGATTACATCATTGTCGGTGCCGGTTCGGCCGGTTGTGTTCTGGCCAACCGGCTCAGCGCCGATCCCCGCAACAAAGTGATCCTGCTCGAAGCGGGGGGCCGCGATCTGAACCCGTGGATCCACATCCCCGTGGGCTACTTCAAGACCATCCATAACCCGAGCGTCGACTGGTGTTACAAAACCGAACCCGATCCCGGATTGAACGGCCGCTCAATCGAATGGCCGCGCGGCAAGGTCCTGGGCGGATCATCCTCGCTCAACGGGCTTTTATACGTGCGCGGCCAGCCGCAGGACTACGACCGCTGGCGCCAGATGGGCAATCCCGGCTGGGGCTGGGACGATGTGCTGCCCCTGTTCAAACGGGCCGAAAACAACGAACGCGGCGGCGATGAATACCACGGCGACCAAGGGCCGCTGTCGGTGTCCAACATGCGCATACAGCGCCCCATCACCGATGCCTGGGTCGCCGCAGCGCAGGCGGCGGGCTATAAATTCAACCCCGATTACAACGGCGCGGAACAGGAAGGCGTGGGGTTCTTCCAACTCACCACCCGCAACGGTCGGCGCTGCTCGGCGGCGGTGGCCTACCTGAACCCGGTCAAGACGCGCGATAACCTGCAAATCATCACGCACGCGCAGGTCGAAAAGGTTCTGCTGGACGGAAAGCGGGCCACGGGCGTGCAGTATACCGACCGCGCGGGAAAGGTTCACATGGTCAGCGCACGGCGCGAAATCGTCCTGTCGGGCGGTGCGATCAATTCTCCGCAGCTGTTGATGCTGTCAGGTATCGGCGCGGCGGAACACCTGTCCGAACACGGCATCGAAGTCCACCAGGACCTGCCGGGCGTAGGCAAGAACATGCAAGATCACCTGCAGGCACGGCTGGTCTACAAATGCAATGAACCGACATTGAACGACGAAGTCAGCAGCCTGTTCGGGCAGGCCAAGATCGGATTGAAATACCTGATGTTCCGTGCCGGTCCGATGACCATGGCCGCGAGCCTTGCCACCGGCTTCATGAAGACGCGCGACGATCTGGAAACGCCCGACGTGCAATTCCACGTGCAACCGCTCTCCGCCGAAAATCCGGGCAAGGGTGCAGACAAGTTCTCGGCCTTCACGATGTCGGTTTGCCAATTGCGTCCCGAAAGCAAAGGTGAAATCAGGCTCGCCTCCTCGGACGGGCGGGCCTATCCGCGGATCATTCCGAACTACCTGTCGACGAAAACCGACTGCGATACCATCGTCAATGGCGTCAATATCGCCCGCCGCATTGCGCGACACGCGCCTTTGACGACCAAGATTTCCGAAGAATTCCGCCCGCATCCGAGCCTCGACATCGAGGACTATGACGCAACGCTGGACTGGGCGCGCAACAACACCGCTTCCATCTATCACCCGACCGGAACCTGCAAGATGGGCACCGGAAAAGACGCGGTTGTCGATGCGCGATTGCGCGTGCACGGGATCACGGGTCTGCGCGTGGCCGATTGCTCGATCATGCCGGAAATCGTGTCGGGCAACACCAACGCCCCCGCAATCATGATCGGCGAAAAGGCCAGCGATCTCATGCTCGAGGACAACCCCTCCTAG
- a CDS encoding TRAP transporter substrate-binding protein, producing MSVQNNLRGISRRDLFRVAGRYGMSSTLLAAGSFGGAMSLANLASAAESTYEKRFAKEAKHTLKFGAAGFNARNLLIERAGALEFARDLESRTDGEIRVEFIGDNQICGQVSCVEKAQQGIVDIYAASTQNSAGGAPYLNVLDYAYMFRNRADQYHFLYSPKSQELLREPYERRHGLKFLFSHAELRGIQLGLAWEDKETVTSVEQLFGTKNRVTGTQLGRIAMTALNLNPVPVAWEETLDGLKQGLIDGAETWASAVAYANMSPVVSQSVHLNFFCGTEHTAMNASVFDGLGGELQDAVMESSYWAQTHVQAANEAALVKTVGMSDPQLPGTIFAQNNVRNAFLSDAELRKAEEMCSPEFQPQLWEEWRERINGWQGGADTYQEIYDEVRTIPADTLPENIEPRRWWKA from the coding sequence ATGAGTGTACAGAACAATCTGAGAGGGATCTCGCGTCGCGACCTGTTCCGTGTGGCGGGCCGCTATGGCATGAGCTCCACTTTGCTGGCTGCGGGCAGTTTCGGGGGCGCGATGAGCCTTGCAAACCTGGCCTCTGCAGCTGAATCGACCTACGAGAAGCGCTTTGCCAAGGAAGCCAAGCACACTCTGAAATTCGGTGCTGCGGGCTTTAACGCACGCAACCTGTTGATCGAGCGTGCAGGCGCGCTGGAATTCGCCCGCGACCTTGAAAGCCGCACCGATGGCGAGATTCGCGTCGAGTTCATTGGCGACAACCAGATCTGTGGTCAGGTGTCCTGCGTCGAGAAAGCCCAGCAAGGGATCGTCGATATCTACGCGGCCTCCACGCAGAACTCTGCCGGCGGTGCGCCGTATCTGAACGTGCTGGACTACGCCTATATGTTCCGCAACCGCGCGGACCAGTACCACTTTCTCTACAGCCCCAAATCGCAGGAGCTGCTGCGTGAACCCTACGAGCGGCGCCATGGTCTGAAGTTCCTGTTCAGCCACGCGGAACTGCGCGGCATCCAGTTGGGTCTGGCGTGGGAAGACAAGGAAACGGTCACAAGCGTCGAGCAATTGTTCGGCACGAAGAACCGCGTCACCGGCACGCAGCTGGGCCGGATCGCCATGACCGCGCTGAACCTCAACCCCGTGCCTGTCGCATGGGAAGAAACGCTCGACGGTCTCAAGCAGGGTCTGATCGACGGCGCCGAAACATGGGCCTCGGCCGTGGCTTACGCCAACATGTCGCCGGTTGTATCGCAGTCGGTTCACCTGAACTTCTTCTGCGGGACAGAGCACACTGCAATGAACGCGTCCGTCTTTGATGGTCTGGGCGGCGAATTGCAGGATGCGGTGATGGAATCGTCGTACTGGGCGCAAACCCACGTGCAGGCCGCCAACGAAGCGGCGCTGGTCAAGACGGTCGGCATGTCCGATCCGCAACTGCCCGGTACGATCTTTGCCCAGAACAACGTGCGCAACGCATTCCTGTCGGATGCCGAGCTTCGCAAGGCCGAAGAAATGTGTTCGCCCGAATTCCAACCACAGCTGTGGGAAGAATGGCGCGAACGGATCAACGGCTGGCAGGGTGGCGCGGACACCTATCAGGAAATCTACGACGAGGTGCGCACAATTCCGGCAGACACACTGCCAGAAAACATCGAGCCCCGCCGCTGGTGGAAGGCGTAA
- a CDS encoding TRAP transporter small permease encodes MSIWSDMSTIVGATLSGDINFKVVQAYRSEAAWYVFGLATLIGVIVFFFRERWAERFEARLGQPVSKYTHPIIALMLLIGLMAAFLPPVAALLTTLTGDNLGLLIVGIPVVLMLLERTPEKTVVVYCYIVMAAIIFIGVIQRFVFSVQVPWSTTIPPLLFMIMAWYGATFNVRLRTHLSFSEFRTKLGRRGQLFWLTFDNFLWLVFCVIAVTTTARVTVNTYDNFAIVLGTDYVMRWWFIITMPVCFMLLATRAVENVFEDFAKYRSGDVLIQQAVIGGDT; translated from the coding sequence ATGTCGATCTGGTCAGATATGTCCACCATCGTCGGCGCAACGCTGAGTGGTGACATCAATTTCAAGGTTGTGCAGGCTTACCGGTCCGAGGCCGCCTGGTATGTTTTTGGTCTGGCCACGCTGATCGGTGTGATCGTGTTCTTTTTCCGCGAACGGTGGGCCGAACGTTTCGAGGCGCGGCTGGGTCAACCGGTGTCAAAATACACCCACCCGATTATTGCGCTGATGCTGTTGATCGGATTGATGGCTGCCTTTCTGCCGCCCGTCGCCGCGCTGCTGACGACACTTACGGGCGACAATCTGGGTCTGCTGATTGTCGGCATACCGGTCGTGTTGATGCTGCTGGAGCGTACGCCCGAAAAGACCGTGGTCGTTTATTGCTATATCGTCATGGCCGCGATCATCTTTATCGGGGTGATCCAGCGGTTCGTATTTTCCGTACAGGTGCCATGGTCCACGACTATTCCACCGCTGCTTTTCATGATTATGGCATGGTACGGGGCAACGTTTAATGTCCGCTTGCGCACCCACCTGAGCTTTTCTGAATTTCGCACCAAGCTGGGCCGGCGCGGGCAGTTGTTTTGGCTCACGTTCGATAACTTCCTTTGGCTTGTGTTCTGCGTCATTGCGGTGACGACGACCGCGCGCGTCACGGTCAATACCTACGACAACTTTGCCATCGTGCTGGGCACGGATTACGTCATGCGGTGGTGGTTCATCATCACGATGCCGGTCTGTTTCATGCTGCTCGCGACGCGGGCCGTGGAAAATGTGTTCGAGGATTTCGCGAAATACCGCAGCGGAGACGTCCTGATCCAACAGGCCGTTATCGGGGGGGATACTTGA
- a CDS encoding TRAP transporter large permease: protein MADATWITIISLGVTFFFMMGVPVLLIIFYWVVGCSFVMGLTLDNTGAELLNVFKDGFALMAMPLFILTGDLINKSGIAKRLSDFAYACLGWLRGGLAMASIGACGLFAAISGSNSATTATIGSMLHPEMVKGGYDERFSAATAAAGGTVGIIIPPSIIFIVYGFLMNLPISDLFVAGIIPGALMVFAMQFACWIICRLNGWGFLIPLELNRVLKTALGAWLGFFAIGLVLWGIYTGKFSPTEAAGVTVGFCIIVGLISYPLNKIMGASSDRPVSDKSYSEMVVVEGFTLPEIPSIVVRSAQITGILAPLIAVSVVMQQILSLLGAQETIGGFVTGMGGYYAVLFTSMAIVFVSGMILESLPVTIILAPILAPIAASVGVDPVHFSVIFLVGASIGFITPPYGLNLYVASGVTGVPYFRLLRYTVPYLVALISIWIIVSLTPELALMLLPNR from the coding sequence ATGGCTGATGCAACGTGGATCACGATCATCTCTCTGGGGGTGACATTCTTTTTCATGATGGGCGTGCCGGTCCTGCTGATCATCTTCTACTGGGTGGTCGGATGCAGTTTTGTGATGGGGCTCACGCTCGATAACACGGGCGCAGAACTGCTCAATGTCTTCAAAGACGGCTTTGCTTTGATGGCGATGCCCCTGTTCATCCTGACAGGGGACCTGATCAACAAGTCGGGGATCGCCAAGCGGCTGTCCGATTTCGCCTATGCTTGTTTGGGCTGGTTGCGCGGGGGGCTGGCCATGGCGTCCATCGGGGCGTGCGGTCTGTTTGCCGCGATTTCGGGGTCGAACTCGGCCACGACGGCGACCATCGGGTCGATGCTGCACCCGGAGATGGTCAAAGGCGGGTACGACGAACGCTTTTCCGCGGCCACGGCGGCGGCAGGCGGCACGGTGGGGATTATTATTCCCCCGTCGATCATCTTTATCGTCTACGGCTTTTTGATGAACCTGCCGATCTCCGATCTGTTTGTTGCGGGCATCATTCCCGGTGCTTTGATGGTCTTTGCGATGCAATTCGCGTGCTGGATCATCTGCCGGCTGAACGGTTGGGGCTTTTTGATCCCCTTGGAACTGAACCGGGTTCTGAAAACGGCGCTGGGCGCGTGGTTGGGTTTCTTTGCCATCGGTCTAGTGCTTTGGGGCATCTATACGGGCAAGTTCTCTCCGACCGAAGCGGCCGGTGTGACGGTCGGTTTCTGTATCATCGTGGGATTGATCAGCTATCCGCTGAACAAGATCATGGGCGCGTCGTCCGATCGCCCCGTGTCGGACAAAAGCTATTCCGAAATGGTCGTGGTCGAGGGTTTCACCCTTCCGGAAATCCCGTCGATCGTGGTGCGGTCGGCGCAGATTACCGGCATTCTGGCGCCGCTGATCGCGGTGTCCGTGGTGATGCAGCAAATTCTGTCGCTGCTGGGTGCGCAGGAAACCATTGGTGGATTTGTGACCGGTATGGGCGGCTACTATGCCGTGCTGTTCACGTCGATGGCGATTGTGTTCGTCTCGGGGATGATCCTTGAATCGCTGCCGGTGACGATCATTCTCGCGCCGATCCTTGCACCCATCGCGGCAAGTGTCGGGGTCGATCCGGTCCACTTTTCGGTGATCTTCCTTGTCGGGGCGTCCATCGGCTTTATCACACCGCCCTACGGTCTGAACCTTTATGTGGCAAGTGGCGTGACGGGCGTGCCTTATTTCCGCCTGTTGCGGTATACGGTGCCTTATCTGGTGGCATTGATCAGCATTTGGATTATCGTATCGCTGACGCCCGAACTTGCACTGATGCTGCTGCCCAACCGATAA